The sequence agctatcactaagacagctctgctacatcagctatcactaagacagctctgctacatcagctatcactaagacagctctgctacatcagttatcactaagacagctctgctacatcagctatcactaagacagctctgctacatcagctatcactaagacagctctgctacatcagctatcactaagacagctctgctacatcagctatcactaagacagctctgctacatcagctatcactaagacagctctgctgcaccagttaccaagattgcggaggaagagaagaggaggttacacaggatcccacacactacagccgatcttatctgctcctctcagccccggccacctcccccacctgccagccggctggatcctcacatgtgctgcacttcccccggatctcacagacccccgctctccctcttcatcctccccacctccagccttctccgtcctcctctctccgtgacctcccgctctcttctgtgcagctccggctcctctcccggacatcccgctctccctctcctccgtcctctctcccggacctcccgctctccctccagccttctcctccgtcctcctctcccgctctccctctccagccgctctccgtgcagctccggctcctccgcataaatcatctctctgataagagagtctggcggagccggactctgttattagagagacaccagcagcgggggtctgttacacacagtagccgacccccgctgtatatggagcgggctcaggaggggtcagatgccgctgtcagtgtgacagcggcatctatatacttaaatagccggcactagcaatagctaagtgccggctatttgaaattggcgccaatgggagtggagggagggagagcagaggaggagactgcagggggcagggggaggcacatagagaacacggccggcgctcagctagccgcccacagtgttctctgcttaacttaaagtttcgataccaggaaatcctggtatcgaacgttttttttgcccgaaatatcgatagtagtatcgatatttcggtgcatcgtgcatccctagatcGCAGTAAACAGATGTGAACTCTATATGCAAACTACAAGCATGTGACTAAATATTGTGGTCTATGTAGAAGCATCGTCTTGACCCCAGTTACCTTTTTCCTTTGAGGTGGATTTTGTGGAGAAGATCTGATCCCCTCATAAGTCCTTTCACTACAAGGAGACATAGATCCTTGTGCAGATTCTTTCAAAAGTCCAGGAACAGGCCTAGTATAATAGGCTTCTACAGGAGAGCCACAGTACATTTCTGATTGGGAAGGTTTTCTTTCCCCTACAAGAGGGGACCCACGTAATGAGCCATCAGCCCGAGGCATTGCGTTCAAAGGGGAGAAAGCATACATTAAATTGAACTCCGTCCGGAAGGTCTGTTCCGACGTTCTTAGCAGCGTTGAACCTTCCCCTCCTTTTCCTAAAACACCTGTTTCTGATGTGATGTATGGCATAGACGTGCTTGGAGACTGAGAAGCAAGATCACTAAGACCGGTGACGACTGTGGTTTGGTGTTCCTGACAATTCTCCATGGAGATATCCAAGAAACTTGCCTTTGGCAGATCTGCTTCATTTCGAAGACAAGGCTGTAAAAATAAGGCACAAATTGGTAACAATTTAGGTGCTTAATACCCTTATGGTATAAAAAAAGCAAGGTATGATTGTCATTACATCTGTGTTAGAAGCCCCATAaggaacattaaccccttaaagaggttgccgagcggaaaaaaaaaaattattttaaatcaactggtatcagaaacttatggtgcatttacacagagatttatttgacagattttgaaagccaaagccaggaacggatttgaaaagaggatagatcctagTCTTTCCTTTGGCCTgatccctatttatagtctgttcctggctttggcttctaagatctgtcagataaatctgtctgtgtaaacgcactattagatatatttgtgatttacttctatttaaaaatctcaagtttcccatacttataagctactatatatccagcagaaagtgttgtttatttacattcagaaacagtgctctctgctgacatctctggccgagtcaggaactgagaggagaggttttcaatggggatttgctactactctggacagttcctaactcggccagagatgttagcagagagcactgtttctgaatgtaaataaacacttcctgcaggaccacaacagtttataagtagagatgagcgaaccggccgaggtttgggttcgtatgaacctgaactctcggctactgattcccgctgtctgcctgctccatggagagggtggatacagcctgaggaccgcctggaaaactgggataggctgtatccgttttccaggcggtcctcaggctgtatccaccctctccacggagcgggcagacagcgggaatcagaagcagagagttcaggttcatacgaacccgaacctcggacggttcgctcatctctacttataagtatgggaagacttgagatttttaaatagaagtaaattacaaatctatataactttctggcaccagttaatttgaaagaataaattttttgttggataacccctttaaggacatatgccgtacctaTATGGCATGTGTTCACTAGGGGGAttcagagagggctcacgctgtGCCCCTGCTGTGAATCCCACTGCGGCTATAAGTGAGTGCGGGCTGATCGATACGCTAATTAGGCACTTTTATGAAGcaatcaaaactgacagctgcacttaaagcgtaacggtcatgtttttttttattgcagaaatcagtagtataagcgattttaagaaactctgtaataggtttcatcagccaaaaaagcctctttctgtactcaagaagcaatctcccagcctcccccccctgacttcttatctgtgcattatcaggcaaacacatcttcattacagagaagccagtgaagatgggttctgctctctccgttctatccttatggaggggggaggggccgagggagatgagggagcaggaagaggtgacatgaaggtcagctgtttgtagactgtctgggcacctaaaccgcaggattctggggtcagaaaggtcagtgcttatctatgaacttactgagagaagattgcaggatgttgtgctgtgcaggactgctccgtgctcagtcactcctaacagcccctcccctctccatagccacataatggagacagaaatcttgctgcttctgcagtgaggggggaggctgggagattgctttttcactacagaaggaaactcttttggtttataaaacctattacagagtttcttaaaatcgcttgtactgttgatatttaatgtttaaaaaaaaatgaccctgaaatgacagttacgctttaaatgccGTTTAAAAGCCTCTGTGGTGGTGCAGTGGCGGTGATCAGGGTTCCCCTAATGCGATTGGGGAAGCCCTATCACAGATACCTAACAGGCCGGAAATCAGTGTTCTTCTGATGCTGATCAGAGGTCAAAGCTCTAGCAGCCCTTACAATCTACTAGCAGCAGAATAatcaaatattatatatatatatatatatatatatatatatacccttctTAAAGCAAGTGCAAGCAGTGTGATAGCTACCTCGGGTGACAGGGATTCGGGTCTATGCGCTGGGGAGCTCTCAGGTGAGGATATGTtctaggaggggagggggaaaaaaagcaaatcGTTAATGACATTTTTAATGAGGTTTATAAGTGGCAAAGATTATTATATATAACATAAGCAGCATCTGCAGAGCTATATTTGCATACACCCCATCACCTCACTATAGGTCGGTGGGTTGTGTGCTATTTGGAACTGttgtacagatacagcacaacTCTATGGCTTCCATTATGTATAGAAGCCATACAGCTGATGTAAAAGCCAAAGAATAATTTTACAGCTTTACTGTCAAATTTAGGATATTTTTGCAGTGCACTTGTGCCACCATATTATGGCAGAAGCCAGAGGTGAACAGAAAGTAATATGTAGTCTCACTTTTAGACAGTTTAGGGCATTTCAGTCACTTTTGTATAAATGTGAAAACGATTATTAAAATCTTCGAAACTCCGAAAACTTTAACAAGTAGAAAGCAGCGTACATCCTAAAAGTCAACATACATCTGAACAAATAAGGGCCTaaatgtggccatacaccttcaaaaatTGTAtaaccaaaaaaacaaaatagagTATTGTAGCAAATTATTCGTCCGGGACGAAggacacgaaacgcgcgtcgggtggtggcgtcctggagagcgAGCGGACTTTGTGATTTATTGGTAATAAGAGCGATTCTTATATGGGGTGGGAAGGGTGTTTACATCAGATATAGGGGTTTGTTCCCCATGTAACAAAATTCTTTGCACATAGCACTTTATACTCGGTCCCAGTGTTCTTTTATATGAATTGCTCCTATATTGCTCCTATAGATTTATGTATATGTGATATTtctccaggattgccaccctgtttttataagtgttgattcattttttcttttttttctgtattttaacatgatttaaataaaattatttgctacaatactcaattttgtttttttggttaTACGTTTGGGCTATATTGAGGTAGCAGCACGGCACAGGCCAATACCCACTTATTTACGTTAACTTAGTAGTCTTTATACGTAACAGTGGCGGCCTATTGTTTGCTATTTTTTGGCTAATACCTTCAATAATTGGCAGCTGAACACACCACTCGCATAAAGCAGAAGTAATTGGGACCTTAAAGTAAtacagtcaccccctttttgcgttATGACTTCTCTAGACAGGcgttaagggtaaatttagcagttttcataccttactttatatcataagtcatggtgcttgttccagttaaaagtgatcttttatcatctgcggattatgccacctgggcggggcttctcgTCTGAGGCACCACTTAACCCCTCCCCGCCCTCAACGGCCATTGGAacgggctggcctaaaggtctaggccccaccccctctaggtgggcccataccaatggctgcCATGGGGACGGGCCTATGATGACGATGTAGGCGGGGATAAGTTGCGCTGCGGCCGTGAAgacccgcccaggtggcacaatctgcagatgataaaagatcactttttactggaagaaGTACCAAGatctatgatataaaataaggtatgaacacTGCAAAGTTTACACCTTTATctagaagtcataatgcaaaaagggggtcacCATGTCACTTTTAAGATCATTAGATTAGCCACCATAAGCAAAACAGTCCTAGTATATTTATCTCATTAGCATGTTTAAAGTGAAGctgtcaggtccataccaggtacaaagGCAAAGGCACAGGCAGATAGACGATAGGGAGATAACACACATCATCTCTTTGTCTTTGCTCATAGTCATTTTCAAAGTTttaaaatagcatttttccttAGAAGCTGAAGTGCTgcagaagtgatgctgagccaaaGCATTCAAGACTCCTGCCCACCTCTTCCTGCCTTGACGGAATGACGTACAGGGCTAGAGGCTCAGGCACGCATGCTCTGGATCAGAATGACTTATGGCACTACAGCTTTCaaggaaaaatacaattttataatTCTGCAAAtgaccatcagcaaagacaaaaaaattagtctgtacctggtatggCCCTGACAGATTAGCCTTTGTGTTGTGGCTTCCCGAGCAGCATAGTTTTAGATAATTTCTTTAGAATTCATTATGGGTGTGGTAAGAAAAACAGGTTGGCCATTCCAAGCAAAGGGTGCTAAACTATTGAAACACATTTCTGAAGAACGGCACCCCCTGAAAAAGCACTGTGTGACTCCAACATTCCCTATTTGGTAAGGATGGTAAGGATGCCCTAATGCATAAAGCTACCCAATATGCAGTTCAGTTTTCTACAGAAAAAAATACCTATTTCTTTACCTCAAACTGTAGTGGAGTATTACAACGACTAGCAGCAAGAGAGGGAATTGGAGAGAACATAAGTCCATATCCATATCGGGATTCCTCTTCACCAGGAAGGGAAGAACTGGGTGTGGTCTGCATTGGACTTAAAGAGTCTGTTGTCACAGAGTTAGGTAGTACAGGGGGAAACTGTACAGGACTTGATAACATTGCTGAATTTTCTTCTAGGATGTATTTCATCTTCCATTTTTTAAAGGGAGCTGTGATTTCTGTAAAAGATAAATTCATTAGAGAAGAGGTATAAGTCTAGGTCAAAGATTAGCAGAGAAAAGCAAAACTTTAACGGAAATAGGCTCCCAGTACATGTAAATCTCTTGTGTCCTCGAGAAAACTAAGATACCAGCAAAATCTGCTGTACATTATTATGCCACTATCATAGTCCCCATACCTGTATTGTTTCCACTATTACCACTGGAAGGGAGGCTGCTCTCATTGCTTTGGTATAAAGGTTGTGGTTCCTGTACAGAGCTCTCAGGTTGTGAAAAGTCATCATCCATGGCTTGTTTAATCCAacgctggttaaaaaaaaaaaaaaaaaaaaagattttaggtTATGTCACTATAGTTTGAAACTAATAGCCATCTTAGaaagaaattttaaatttttagaAAATGAATCAAAAACTCTGCTTTATACGGGAGAGTATGTTAATTAAACAAAAGAGGAACATAACTAACCTTTTTACATGACCCATAAGTGCCATCCACCTTTGGAGGACGCCTTCGCCTTTCTGGCATAAATGGAGAAACAAAGCGTATGTAGTGTTTAGGAGCAGTGCAGATAGTTGGGGAATGGGATAATCCAGGGAGCATGTTAAGTGTGGTTGCCAAAACAGTTGGATCTGTAGTAATCCTCAAAGGGTGTTCAATGGGACTGTCCTGTTTCTCCACTTTATCATTCAACCACTCTGTAACAAGGTACTGGAGAAGAAAGCAATATCATTAATTTCAAAGTGATGGCTGTGGATACTTTGGAATTAACTAGGACATTAACATAAAATTTTACTGACCTTTTTAGTTTTATGGTATTTAAGGCCAGAACGTGCAGGCTGGATTACTGACTGGGTAACTGCAGGGgactctgagccctgctgtgcgtCACCTAAGCCTAGATTTTCTGTGGTCCCAGGCTCTGCTGTGGCAGAACTAGCAATCCCCTCCTCTGGCACTGGGGGTGCCAACTCAACTTGCTGGGCTACAGCTTGTCTCTGCCTTCTTAGTCTTTGTGCTGAGGCACTTCGGTACCTCGACATGCGGCTTTTTGGGCGAGGTCTGGTGGACTTGGGAGGAACTGGTTTGGGGGCAGGTTTTTCTGAATTGGCTTCCTATATAATCAAATACAAGAGATTTAATAAATATCTACATATTCGTAGTTAAACTTCGTAGCTCAATTAAAAGTTTGGTAAACACTAGACGTCACACAAAGCAACACAACAACCAGATTCTTACAACTAAATGAACTGAGCGTTATTGTTACTTGACACAACACACAGACGTGTCTAAAGTTTTGATGCAGAGGCCCCTACCTATTGTTAGATATAGCTGGTCCCAGACTCTACAGCTGTACAGAATATTCACTCACCAGCGCTTGAGAAGATCTCCGAGTGTTCACTCCCTGGGTAGGATTGGGTGTGGGTTCTACATCCATGGCACTTTCAGATTCTGGCTCTTGGTCATCTGCTTGGGTTGTAGGATCTGATGCTCTCTGGACTTCAGGAACAGAAGGTGTCTCAGGTTCAATAGCAGGTTGTTCTGCAGGCTGTTCTTTGCGTCGCCTTCTTCTTTCTACATTATCCAGTGGAGGAAGTTCTACTTTCTTGTCATCTCTTGactataataaaaacaataattagCTGGATTATTGGCCAGCAAGTTTGCAGAAAAATAGTTATCCTCAACcttcgattaaaaaaaaaattacatctgtaAGCTACAAATGAattgcatacaaaaaaaataaaagctcacCCTTCTGGTTCTTGACACTattcccacctcctcctctttaGTATCTTCGCTTTTAGCTGTGATGTCTTCTTCAGTCTGTGAACATAGTTTAATTAGacttatttttaaaaagtttttcctAATATAATGTAATGTGCATATGGAGACCAGAGGACTCATAGGAAAGTACTTAAAGCTGGACACTAGTCACTGTtaaacaaaacagaacttattatCAGGGTTTACCTCATGGTCACCAGTTGCCTCTGTGGCAGGAGTTTCAGCCACTTCATCAGTCTGGTGATTGGAACTTTCATCCACCACATAACCCTGCTGTTCCAACTCCCTTCTTCGAGCTTTGCGATGTCTTGTCTCTGCTCCTATGGACAATGGAGGTGCAACAGGAGGTGGTAGTTCTCCAGTACTAGGATTCCTCTTCTGGACAGGACAGTTCCGGTTGCCTTTGTGACATGCACAATCTACCTTGTAACTACTGCaataagcaaagaaaaaaagataTATTGACCAACTAATAATCTACCAGAGTGTGGCCATTTGTACTGCACTTATTACTGGTTGCAGTATTCGCTTATTCAGGCATGCATACAGTAATGTCTATTAGTTTAAAGGTTTTGCTACTAAAGGCTCAATATCTTAATATAAAGGTGGCAAACTAATACTTCCTGCAGTAACTCATCTCTGCACAAATATGACTGTATACAAATTAGATATCACAAGTGCAAGATTTATGGAATAGATTATGGAATGACACATGATGCTGAACAATAAAGACTGAGAACATACTCACCAGCTACTGTAGTCAAAGTCAAAGGCAATGGTGACCTCTGTATCTTTTGCAATAGCAGCGATAGCATAAATGCACAGATGAACCATCCCATCTGCAATCATGTGCCTGACctgtatagacacataaaatgagtTACAAATTAATTTACTTATGACAACTTCTTTATAAAGATCATTAGGGCTCTAAATGATACATAAGTGGTGTTTTATCTTGTTAAAAGTATGCAAACCTCTACCCCCATATTGCATAAGTAAACCTTAAAAAAGTTACTAGTAAGGTAATAAATAAGATTAAAAATGTAGTGCATAATGTGGACCCAATTGATGTTCCCTTTTTCTTATTTCAGGATTGCGTCACAAATTGCACTGATGAATACTCTAGGTAAGGTAACCATATTAAAAGGAGAACTCCAACCGGGACCCATTTTTTTCAGAACGTCTGTGGGTGGGtgaaaaataacatccacttacctccccagcccCTGCCCTGCCGCCACATTTTGCTGCTTAGGGCCCTAATGTTCAGCCGGTTCCTAGTCTTGAGACGGAACATGGGCGGTGACATAGCAGGCCTGCTCatccattcagcagcagaggcggGGTACCATTGCAGCCGCTAAGTGGTTGAGCAGGCCTGCCATGTAGCATCCAAAGTCCTGTCTGAAAACAACAAAGCGGCTAGCATCGTGGAAGCCGcaacccccacccctccctgaaAAAAATTGGTTCCggttggagttctcctttaacctaaTGCAGGCAGAGTGTCTGCCTGGGCATTGAATATGTATGGTACTTTTATATCTTTTTCCTGACCCCTTGCTGTCACACAGTTTCCTCTCTCCTTTAAGAATACATGCATGTTTACTCAATCTCAGAAAGATTGCGTATTTGGGGTCAGAAGGAATAGCTGCTGACAAGAGAGGCATTTGGCAAACAGCTAAGAGAAACCAGCATATTTAGCAAGCCCAAAATATTAGCTCATAAAACGGGCTGGGAACATCTGAAAATAGAGGTGGGTTGTTACTAATAACTTTGAGACATGTCAAGCATTTACCTCAGCGTTGGGTGTACAAGAACGTCTGATGAACCTAGCATCATTACCAAAAGTCCGCGCATCCACACACATTTCTAAGCCATTAAATTTGGAGTAAAAAAGCACAAAAGGATATGGTCTGTCAAAGAAACAAAAACAGACATAATAAACAAAAATGAGTAAGACAACAGAGAGTAGACATGACGCAGTCATAATTAGATAAATGGCGCTCACACTTTGTAGTAGGTTCACTGTTCTAACCCTCAGGTCCACTTTAGTTTTTCAACCAAGAAATAGAAATTGAGGAAAGTGAGCTACGATTGCTATGCAAGGACTTCTACTCAATCATCACAGACTTACTTTTTAAAGAAGTGTCCATTGACTTCAAACTGCTGCCGTAACATAACTTTGCCTCGGTATTCTATTACAAGAGTGTTAACTTGCAAATCCTTGGATGCACGTAATATTTTACGATGTTTTTGCACTCGTGCGACCCTTCCCAGCTGAAACTGTAATAAAAGATTTATAAGCTATCTTATGCATTGTAACATATGACAGGCAAAAAAGTACAACTGTAAATAATACTTAAGGATTCATAAGCCCTTTAGGCTAGGACAACAGATGCCCACAAGTCGTGGCAAGATTACTGTATTGTCGCAACCTGCATGATTTCTCAACCACGCAGGCAAAAGTGAAAGTGACACGTCACCGACTGCTTCCTAAGCTGACATTAACGTCTGTTtacattttcataaaaaaaaataaaaaaaagtattttattcGCACCATAAATAGTGTCAAGGAGTCAGAACCTATTCCTCCTTCCGGTAAAAAGACTGCTATGGCCCATAATTCAAAGGGGCAGGCATACAGCACACTGAGGCGTAACCATGCTAGGGCTCAAAAAACAACAGGCAACTAAATGTATGTTTTGAATATATTCAGTGGTGCCGCCAGCCCGGTAGATACTCAGATGGTGACAGTCACTTGGAAACTTCCATTGATTACAAGGATTTCCACCATAGGGAAAACACTAACTCTGCAGCAATTCCATGATTTTACCACAACCCTGGGTTGCTGTATGGCCCTTGCCCTATACAAAGTGCGAGCTTAAACGTTAATATAGTTAAAACAAAAgggaggaaaataaaaaaataaaagcacaaagCATATGGATAGAGTAAGACAGCTATTATATACTACATACCTGCATCTGAGATCCTACAACTGTGTTGTTACAAGACAGTTCGTTCTTCTTTATGGTTTCAGGTATCTCTGCTTTTCCAGCTAGTTCTTTGTTTGAGCGTACATGCCTCTCCAGAAGGTTCTGCATGTCTGCACTATACTGGTTAGTAAATGCCTCCTCATACTGATCAGTCCAAAGCCGGATCCTGTTCTCCCAGCCCTCTGTGGTATTTTCATCTAATGTGTGAGCATCTGAAGGCGAATTctagagaggggaaaaaaaaaacaattaaagttTGATGGCAGTATCTTCACAAACCTGTAACAGCTAATGATAAAAATGGCAAcattttctattaaaggggttatccagcgctacaaaaacatggccactttcctccagagacactCTTGTCTTCACATTGGGattgggttttgctgctcagttccattgaagtaaatggagcttaactgcaaactgcaactgaactggagacaagagtcgtgttgtctctgaaagaaagtggccatgtttttggagcactggataacacctttaacaaTTACCTGCTGATGCCTAAAAAGTACAGAAGAAAATATTAATGAGTGTGTGATCAGTAGTTGAGGTGCCACTACTTTACACAAAGGCCATGTGGCTAACATGGGccaatgtttttttcatctgatGCACACTGTAgtgcattcattcattcattgtgCTCACTACTTCAACAGCCAGCAAAGTGGACTAAAGCTAGTATTTCACAATAATCATTTTGCAGGTTTGATAAAGAATTTCTGCTATGGTTCCCTGTTCCATGGACATGCCTGGcacccctcctgtatgtgccaGTGGACCAATTTTTGGCTCTCTAATTAAAATCCTGTTATCAAGCCAAATAGTTACCCAGTTTTCTAAAGGACCAAGGTATATGTAGAGGTCAGTGTTATCCACCCAACAACTAGAGCAGCAGGCAACCCCATTCAACCTTATGTAATGTAACACCTCTGGGGTCCTGTGCTTAAATGAATGTGAATGCTGTTTTATGCTGCAGCAAAGTACCGAAGGGGCATGGCCCAGGCAGATCAGATCTCTGAAGTGTATGAGTCACAACCCTTTGGCACTTTAATGCAGCGTAAAACAggattctgtttttattttttaagcagaTTGCAGTCAGACAGCTTCCTTCCCCCAAGAACTATGTAACACTGTAAGGACTTTGATACTCAGTTTCATGGAACAGATTCATTTAAATAAAGGCTCAATAAAAAGTTGCAACATTTTGCATTTAGGAAACAAATTATTATAAAACATTTTAGTGCAGAGGTGATCATATCCTTTGAAGactatcagtagagatgagcgaatcgcccgTCTAAGCCGCTTGTTGATCAAACGAAGGGCTTTGCTTCATTAAGACGGGtgactcactcatctctatcagGATAAAATGGGGACTCACCTTCATTCGTAAAGACTTGCGGGAACCTTCCCGAAATGCCTAAAATAAATAGAACATAGGCCAGTTATGAATCTACCTTAGAGAAATCACACAAgagtacaccagaagattatacactgtacatattttGCAGAACCATGCCCCTCACTGTGTAGAAATTAAGGCTCCTCTACAAAGTAAGGCAAGTTTTGTTTAAATGCTCCTGCTTAAGCCACATAGCTCAAATGAGCAGGACGAAGCTGCAGGTAGTACCTTGCATCGCCTCTACAAATAGTTAAACAATTGCAATTAAAAGCTGGGGTATAAACAAGCACTAGACTGCAGAAATGAAGACAACATGATCATGCTTGAGTCCAATTGTtcacatttgaataccagtggctgaagttcgATGAAGCCCTAGGAAGTCCAGTT is a genomic window of Dendropsophus ebraccatus isolate aDenEbr1 chromosome 4, aDenEbr1.pat, whole genome shotgun sequence containing:
- the SETD5 gene encoding histone-lysine N-methyltransferase SETD5 isoform X2 codes for the protein MSIVIPLGVTTPDTSYSDMAAGSDPESVEASPAVTGKTIYATHNYPGSQSHGYRGLPYADHNYGAPPPPTPPASPPVQAIIPRAELNGVHSPEDEENSGDSDSSSEGEGIPNWCHCSNSADGFLVKCEKCRGVNRGKVIQLNRRKQDNVSGGESSATESWDEELSPSTVLYTATQHTPTSITLTVNRVRRSKPKKRKKSTEKARNTPKTKKIKAFREGSRKSLRMKNSPSDAHTLDENTTEGWENRIRLWTDQYEEAFTNQYSADMQNLLERHVRSNKELAGKAEIPETIKKNELSCNNTVVGSQMQFQLGRVARVQKHRKILRASKDLQVNTLVIEYRGKVMLRQQFEVNGHFFKKPYPFVLFYSKFNGLEMCVDARTFGNDARFIRRSCTPNAEVRHMIADGMVHLCIYAIAAIAKDTEVTIAFDFDYSSCSYKVDCACHKGNRNCPVQKRNPSTGELPPPVAPPLSIGAETRHRKARRRELEQQGYVVDESSNHQTDEVAETPATEATGDHETEEDITAKSEDTKEEEVGIVSRTRRSRDDKKVELPPLDNVERRRRRKEQPAEQPAIEPETPSVPEVQRASDPTTQADDQEPESESAMDVEPTPNPTQGVNTRRSSQALEANSEKPAPKPVPPKSTRPRPKSRMSRYRSASAQRLRRQRQAVAQQVELAPPVPEEGIASSATAEPGTTENLGLGDAQQGSESPAVTQSVIQPARSGLKYHKTKKYLVTEWLNDKVEKQDSPIEHPLRITTDPTVLATTLNMLPGLSHSPTICTAPKHYIRFVSPFMPERRRRPPKVDGTYGSCKKRWIKQAMDDDFSQPESSVQEPQPLYQSNESSLPSSGNSGNNTEITAPFKKWKMKYILEENSAMLSSPVQFPPVLPNSVTTDSLSPMQTTPSSSLPGEEESRYGYGLMFSPIPSLAASRCNTPLQFENISSPESSPAHRPESLSPEPCLRNEADLPKASFLDISMENCQEHQTTVVTGLSDLASQSPSTSMPYITSETGVLGKGGEGSTLLRTSEQTFRTEFNLMYAFSPLNAMPRADGSLRGSPLVGERKPSQSEMYCGSPVEAYYTRPVPGLLKESAQGSMSPCSERTYEGIRSSPQNPPQRKKVSLLEYRKRKQEAKEVISSPGRDIIRCAGTPTRQSSNGSISDTDLSSALQLQAPSSPQSGFSSPVHPSMPQVEDISPTERTVSASTHCKQPESISSRWMVPTSVERLREGQGFLERVLRSGVKVSQRGEMSPSRESSLDRESEDGDSEVVNVAVSKGPTVYSPSRYNYPFLQCDSPQSEPVSVLSQNTSPFCGPTAQPSGFNYRTPQRTGHSHTESSVISSSFSSPSHITSTDSSTVQSSGYYNSQQLYGSNAGTCPPRKSFHHRGPSHEASPAQLLRTDSVSSDSQASTGASANSSTPQGSRSDSRTITMSGPRIPAVSSPQHYSQRGSGVHQYRLQQMQASGVKTQTGLS
- the SETD5 gene encoding histone-lysine N-methyltransferase SETD5 isoform X1 translates to MSIVIPLGVTTPDTSYSDMAAGSDPESVEASPAVTGKTIYATHNYPGSQSHGYRGLPYASPTLQDHNYGAPPPPTPPASPPVQAIIPRAELNGVHSPEDEENSGDSDSSSEGEGIPNWCHCSNSADGFLVKCEKCRGVNRGKVIQLNRRKQDNVSGGESSATESWDEELSPSTVLYTATQHTPTSITLTVNRVRRSKPKKRKKSTEKARNTPKTKKIKAFREGSRKSLRMKNSPSDAHTLDENTTEGWENRIRLWTDQYEEAFTNQYSADMQNLLERHVRSNKELAGKAEIPETIKKNELSCNNTVVGSQMQFQLGRVARVQKHRKILRASKDLQVNTLVIEYRGKVMLRQQFEVNGHFFKKPYPFVLFYSKFNGLEMCVDARTFGNDARFIRRSCTPNAEVRHMIADGMVHLCIYAIAAIAKDTEVTIAFDFDYSSCSYKVDCACHKGNRNCPVQKRNPSTGELPPPVAPPLSIGAETRHRKARRRELEQQGYVVDESSNHQTDEVAETPATEATGDHETEEDITAKSEDTKEEEVGIVSRTRRSRDDKKVELPPLDNVERRRRRKEQPAEQPAIEPETPSVPEVQRASDPTTQADDQEPESESAMDVEPTPNPTQGVNTRRSSQALEANSEKPAPKPVPPKSTRPRPKSRMSRYRSASAQRLRRQRQAVAQQVELAPPVPEEGIASSATAEPGTTENLGLGDAQQGSESPAVTQSVIQPARSGLKYHKTKKYLVTEWLNDKVEKQDSPIEHPLRITTDPTVLATTLNMLPGLSHSPTICTAPKHYIRFVSPFMPERRRRPPKVDGTYGSCKKRWIKQAMDDDFSQPESSVQEPQPLYQSNESSLPSSGNSGNNTEITAPFKKWKMKYILEENSAMLSSPVQFPPVLPNSVTTDSLSPMQTTPSSSLPGEEESRYGYGLMFSPIPSLAASRCNTPLQFENISSPESSPAHRPESLSPEPCLRNEADLPKASFLDISMENCQEHQTTVVTGLSDLASQSPSTSMPYITSETGVLGKGGEGSTLLRTSEQTFRTEFNLMYAFSPLNAMPRADGSLRGSPLVGERKPSQSEMYCGSPVEAYYTRPVPGLLKESAQGSMSPCSERTYEGIRSSPQNPPQRKKVSLLEYRKRKQEAKEVISSPGRDIIRCAGTPTRQSSNGSISDTDLSSALQLQAPSSPQSGFSSPVHPSMPQVEDISPTERTVSASTHCKQPESISSRWMVPTSVERLREGQGFLERVLRSGVKVSQRGEMSPSRESSLDRESEDGDSEVVNVAVSKGPTVYSPSRYNYPFLQCDSPQSEPVSVLSQNTSPFCGPTAQPSGFNYRTPQRTGHSHTESSVISSSFSSPSHITSTDSSTVQSSGYYNSQQLYGSNAGTCPPRKSFHHRGPSHEASPAQLLRTDSVSSDSQASTGASANSSTPQGSRSDSRTITMSGPRIPAVSSPQHYSQRGSGVHQYRLQQMQASGVKTQTGLS